One window of the Triticum dicoccoides isolate Atlit2015 ecotype Zavitan chromosome 3B, WEW_v2.0, whole genome shotgun sequence genome contains the following:
- the LOC119282042 gene encoding uncharacterized protein LOC119282042 has protein sequence MSPPRRRRRTSSPPASLPDDEDLLQEILLRLPPRPSSLPRASLVCKLWRRLVAEPQFQRRFRDHHHGKPPLLGFFLQDNISCPFVPMLDPPDRIPGARFSMPPHKRYRIIDCRHGLVLFSNQRRSPRLFVWEPVAREKRRLSFPPELDNGEMYIINGAVLRPARGRSSHFQVALIAQDRGNTRVSGCLFSSDTGVWSNIKTLQLDLTSRCTPQPSTLIGNSLCWLIAVHHDHPQYAILEFDLDTQSLAMTELPPHLEAGYDQLRIITPGEDGGLGFIHLSRFRAQIWKRKPDCDGLAVWVIDRAIEFKELRSNCKGYSLTLVGFAEESNAILVLTASGVFMVYLHSMEFKKLSNLWVFCLHYPFASFYPADIGIGDGDGAGEVLDKM, from the exons ATgtctccgccccgccgccgccgccgcacctcgtcGCCGCCTGCCTCTCTGCCAGACGACGAGGACCTGCTCCAGGAGAttctcctccgcctcccgccgcgGCCTTCCTCCCTCCCCCGGGCCTCCCTCGTCTGCAAGCTTTGGCGCCGCCTCGTCGCCGAACCCCAGTTCCAGCGCCGCTTCCGCGACCACCACCATGGCAAGCCTCCTCTCCTTGGCTTCTTCCTCCAAGACAACATCTCCTGCCCGTTTGTTCCAATGCTGGATCCACCAGATCGCATCCCCGGCGCTCGCTTCTCCATGCCTCCCCACAAGCGCTACCGCATCATCGACTGCCGCCACGGACTTGTCCTTTTCAGCAATCAACGGCGGTCGCCCCGCCTATTTGTGTGGGAGCCCGTCGCCCGCGAGAAGCGCCGCCTCAGCTTCCCACCGGAGCTGGACAACGGCGAGATGTACATCATCAACGGGGCGGTGCTTCGCCCTGCCCGCGGCCGTTCAAGCCATTTCCAGGTGGCCCTGATAGCCCAAGACAGAGGAAATACAAGAGTTTCCGGATGCCTTTTCTCATCGGACACCGGTGTATGGAGCAACATCAAAACACTGCAGCTGGATTTGACCAGTAGGTGTACGCCACAGCCCAGTACTTTGATTGGGAATTCCCTTTGCTGGTTAATTGCGGTGCATCATGACCATCCTCAGTATGCCATACTTGAGTTTGATCTGGATACGCAGAGCCTAGCCATGACAGAGCTGCCACCACACTTAGAAGCCGGCTATGACCAATTAAGGATTATTACACCCGGGGAAGATGGTGGCCTTGGCTTCATCCATCTCTCACGTTTTCGCGCGCAGATATGGAAGAGAAAGCCTGATTGTGATGGTTTGGCTGTATGGGTGATTGACAGAGCTATTGAATTCAAGGAACTTAGATCAAATTGCAAGGGCTACTCCCTCACTTTAGTTGGGTTTGCCGAGGAGAGTAATGCAATCCTTGTACTTACAGCTTCTGGCGTCTTCATGGTATATCTCCACTCAATGGAGTTTAAGAAACTTTCCAACTTGTGGGTCTTCTGTCTCCACTATCCATTTGCATCTTTCTATCCTGCAG ATATTGGCATTGGTGATGGAGATGGTGCAGGTGAAGTGTTGGACAAAATGTGA